One segment of Osmerus mordax isolate fOsmMor3 chromosome 28, fOsmMor3.pri, whole genome shotgun sequence DNA contains the following:
- the gkap1 gene encoding G kinase-anchoring protein 1, producing the protein MASTMISVHTTASRFALLQIDSDSDSENSETGKSKSGRESVKSRTGKGGKAIQGNDKKKEKRKKKKEQQQTEANELRSLAFKKLPQKSTALPPALSLQTVANELLNPLSGDQATPPEGWQKWKQRDDQLTSELYEADLEKALILSKLEFEQCKDDGTDTASPKARGGGGAAAGGAAGGGKKEKKKNQQGKDKKMTVSLKDFQAEGNLEQLNKKQEKDELKPANPAPPEDRFFNKLEDDVIKIVQQEKRREQFSTSGGQEVTTSTEHEPDPRAEQLKYNLEKKDQEIEKLKKIISQWEGKYKEVKARNSQLLKMLQQGEMKDKAEILLQVEELLNIKEELSSQVTSLHASLEQEKSKVKGLQSEQPKHQGNRKGKKGLESDL; encoded by the exons ATGGCATCAACAATGATCTCCGTCCACACCACGGCCTCCCGTTTCGCCCTCCTCCAGATAGACTCTGATTCGGACTCTGAAAACTCAGAGACTGGCAAGTCTAAAAGCGGGCGTGAATCAGTGAAGTCTCGGACGGGAAAGGGTGGGAAGGCCATCCAGGGAAAcgacaagaagaaggagaagagaaagaaaaagaaagagcagCAACAGACCGAGGCCAACGAG TTACGGAGTCTCGCCTTCAAGAAGCTCCCTCAGAAGTCCACCGCCCTGCCCCCCGCCCTGTCGCTGCAGACGGTAGCCAATGAGCTGCTAAACCCATTGTCAGGTGACCAGGCCACGCCCCCTGAAGGTTGGCAGAAGTGGAAGCAGCGGGACGATCAG tTGACCAGTGAGCTGTACGAGGCAGACCTAGAGAAGGCCCTTATTCTCAGTAAACTGGAGTTTGAGCAATGCAAG GACGACGGTACAGACACAGCCTCTCCCaaggccagaggaggaggaggagcagcagcaggaggagcagcaggaggagggaaaaaggagaaaaagaaaaaccagCAGGGGAAAGACAAGAAGATGACGGTCTCTCTGAAGGACTTCCAGGCGGAGGGGAACctag AACAGCTGAATAAAAAGCAGGAAAAAGAC GAGCTCAAACCGGCCAATCCGGCACCCCCAGAAGACCGGTTCTTCAACAAGCTGGAGGACGACGTGATCAAGATCGTCCAGCAGGAGAAGAGACGGGAGCAGTTCTCCACCAGCGGCGGCCAGGAGGTCACCACCTCCACGGAACACGAACCG gaCCCCCGAGCAGAGCAACTGAAGTACAACCTGGAGAAGAAGGACCAGGAGATAGAAAAGCTGAAGAAGATCATCTCccagtgggag GGTAAATACAAGGAAGTGAAGGCCAGGAACTCCCAGCTGCTGAAGATgctccagcagggagaga TGAAAGATAAAGCAGAGATCCTTCTACAAGTGGAGGAGCTTCTAAACATCAAAGAAGAGTTGtcctcacag GTGACGTCACTTCACGCCTCGTTGGAACAGGAGAAATCAAAAGTGAAAGGTTTACAATCCGAACAGCCGAAACATCAG
- the LOC136937802 gene encoding LOW QUALITY PROTEIN: kinesin-like protein KIF27 (The sequence of the model RefSeq protein was modified relative to this genomic sequence to represent the inferred CDS: inserted 2 bases in 1 codon), protein MGEVCVRVAVRVRPLLPKEVLLNHQVCVRVVPDSAQVMLGADRTFPFDHALGPTSRQADVYESCVKPLLGQLIEGFNATVFAYGQTGSGKTYTLGAAVQEEEAGIVTRVAHDLFSFLGEKSEVDTSVRVSYVELYREELRDLLEFHTEHKELHVREDDRGNTVVVGARETVVTSADDLLGVLEAGNALRHTGSTQMNERSSRSHAILTLQLTQRRRDDMLSSKLRLVDLAGSERAGRTGSTGRRLKESVHINTGLLALGNVIRALASAGAGRRGNHVPYRDAKITRLLRDSLGGSAHTLMVACVSPSHHSVAETLSVLQFASRARHVRNRPGARGACPGWDPGEARVGELEQEVQTLREALRDRARTRHTSQEEDEPDRKSRRTEGEESQFRCLAQEAAFLLEELQSSAHSDDALKRLQDWLERHRELSQSEQPAGEAWGDDRGEGRGEDSGEGRGEGQHITILQLRRELRKCQEALAVDEAVFEQKEGELREVRREVQSLLQERQNQLRALEEEREHRRIQSDRLVEQQLLIDRLRGDLLTSRTTTLGVSLVAGDSGNLAPKRPHSVPLLSQGHSSTRKIHTSPPAYSLERVLAAFKTRSALLLAQIEEQDEVLTQHLLEEQRGEEEEEGEEEEEGEEGGKRFRRSMNRTWTSKQRTTQNLGSHQNLEIRPKLPPLTGVPAGESLRTVDPGKAETANDKHQKDTAQLRDKTQQACRAGRGGGAGRQRGGGALGRLSLQSQCSRAELQRSVEQMTLQREQLQXSTGHAPQTGHAPQTGHAPQTVEGNGISDGVVEKDLQERRAWLEQEEELALQRRRDLRELEEELWRREEVLLHREACLQEKSQLEMKRLRSSQALSQDLLRVSARLVVVEEELEGGGRGGASLEELRRERAVLRERREAFDSQLREARLLTPQEEHALLQLEEALEALDAAVEFKDRSIQERHTQLGGPAPADPAHHDVIRKLRDLSQPEASALLVKYFNKVVCLRESERRLQLSCEEQRLVGEEQQAALAGMEVALQRLTLDADRRLTLQHREHQHSIQILLQQIQEGGCGGPGEAEQAAQARLQQVERDLFFYKSTSRELKKKLRDLVNDSLHPHPHLHPSSRPPTQGRGEGQGGGGGEGGEYVAGEVELTPVRLSRRELRQISPGNLMTSTTRGHSTLITSHGSFQEDSIEVPRNTD, encoded by the exons atgggtgaggtgtgtgtgcgggttgcGGTTCGGGTCCGGCCGCTGCTGCCCAAAGAAGTTCTTCTCAaccaccaggtgtgtgtgcgggttgtTCCTGACTCAGCCCAGGTGATGTTGGGCGCTGATCGCACGTTCCCGTTTGACCACGCTCTCGGTCCAACATCCCGGCAGGCCGACGTGTACGAGTCCTGCGTTAAGCCGCTGCTAGGACAACTGATTGAGGGCTTCAATGCTACGGTGTTCGCCTACGGCCAAACAGGCTCCGGGAAGACATATACACTTGGCG CCGccgtacaggaggaggaggcagggatcgTGACTCGTGTTGCCCACGATCTGTTCTCTTTTCTGGGTGAGAAGAGCGAGGTGGACACCTCTGTCCGGGTGTCGTACGTGGAGCTGTACCGAGAGGAGCTGCGTGACTTGCTGGAGTTTCACACGGAACATAAGGAGCTGCACGTCAGAGAAGACGACCGAGGAAACACAG ttgtGGTGGGCGCCAGAGAGACGGTGGTGACCTCGGCCGATGATCTGCTGGGCGTGCTGGAGGCGGGCAACGCCCTGCGCCACACCGGCTCCACCCAGATGAACGAACGCTCCAGCCGCTCGCACGCCATCCTCACCCTGCAGCTCACCCAGCGTCGCCGCGACGACATGCTCTCCTCCAAGCTCCGCCTGGTGGACCTGGCGGGGTCGGAGAGGGCCGGGCGCACCGGCAGCACGGGCCGGCGCCTCAAGGAATCAGTCCACATCAACACCGGCCTGCTGGCCCTCGGCAACGTCATCCGCGCCCTGGCGTCCGCCGGCGCCGGTCGCCGCGGCAACCACGTCCCCTACCGGGACGCCAAGATCACGCGGCTCCTCCGGGACTCTCTGGGAGGCTCCGCCCACACGCTGATGGTGGCGTGCGTGAGCCCCTCCCACCACAGCGTGGCGGAGACGCTGAGCGTGCTGCAGTTCGCCTCGCGGGCTCGGCACGTCCGGAACCGGCCGGGCGCCAGGGGGGCGTGTCCGGGGTGGGACCCGGGCGAGGCCCGCGTGGgggagctggagcaggaggtCCAGACGCTCAGAGAAGCCCTGAGGGACAGGGCCAGAACCAGACATACCAGCCAGGAAGAGGACGagccagacaggaagtccaggaggacggagggggaggagtcacagtTCCGCTGCTTGGCCCAGGAAGCTGCGTTCCTGTTGGAGGAGCTTCAAAGCTCCGCCCACAGCGATGATGCGCTTAAGCGTCTGCAGGATtggctggagagacacagggagctcAGCCAATCGGAGCAGCCCGCTGGGGAGGCCTGGGGAGATGataggggggagggcaggggtgaggatagcggggagggcaggggtgaaGGCCAGCACATCACCATCCTGCAGCTCAGACGTGAGCTCAGGAAGTGTCAG gaggCGCTGGCCGTAGACGAGGCGGTGTTTGAGCAGAAGGAGGGGGAGCTGAGGGAGGTGCGGAGGGAGGTGCAGAGCCTCCTCCAGGAGAGACAGAATCAGCTGcgggccctggaggaggagagggagcacagACGTAtccag AGTGACCGGCTGGTGGAGCAGCAGCTTCTGATCGATCGTCTCCGTGGCGACCTCCTGACCTCCAGAACCACGACGTTGGGGGTGTCGCTGGTAGCAGGGGATTCTGGGAACTTAGCACCCAAGAGGCCTCACAGTGTGCCCCTCCTCAGCCAGGGCCACAGCAGCACCCGGAAG atccacACCAGTCCTCCAGCCTACTCCCTGGAGAGGGTGCTGGCAGCCTTTAAGACCCGCAGCGCTCTGCTCCTCGCCCAGATAGAGGAGCAGGATGAGGTCCTCACACAGCACctcctggaggagcagaggggagaggaggaggaggagggagaggaggaggaggagggagaggagggagggaagagattcag GCGTTCGATGAACCGCACCTGGACGAGCAAACAGAGAACGACCCAGAACCTGGGTTCACACCAGAACCTCGAGATACGACCCAAACTACCTCCGCTGACAGGTGTCCCTGCAG gtGAGTCTCTCAGGACAGTGGACCCAGGGAAGGCAGAGACTGCCAATGACAAACATCAGAAGGACACAGCTCAACTTAGAGACAAG aCGCAGCAGGCGTGCAGGGCGGGgcgtgggggcggggctggacGGCAGCGTGGGGGGGGCGCGCTGGGGCGTCTGTCCCTGCAGAGCCAGTGCAGCCGGGCAGAGCTGCAGCGCAGCGTGGAGCAGATGACACTGCAGAGAGAACAGCTGCA CTCC ACAGGACACGCCCCTCAGACAGGACACGCCCCTCAGACAGGACACGCCCCTCAGACAGTCGAGGGAAACGGCATCTCCGATGGCGTCGTGGAAAAG GatctgcaggagaggagggcgtggctggagcaggaggaggagctagcGTTGCAGAGGAGGCGGGACTtacgggagctggaggaggagctatggaggagagaggaagtgttgCTCCACAGAGAGGCGTGTCTGCAGGAGAAGAGCCAGCTGGAGATGAAAAGACTGCGTtccagtcag GCTCTGAGCCAGGACCTGCTGAGGGTGTCTGCtcggctggtggtggtggaggaggagctggagggcgGAGGCCGGGGTGGAGCCTCACTGGAGGAGCTCCGCAGGGAGAGGGCCgtgctgagggagaggagggaggcgttCGACAGCCAGCTCAGGGAGGCCAGGCTGCTCACGCCTCAG gaggagcaTGCCCTGCTGCAGCTTGAGGAGGCGTTAGAGGCGCTGGACGCCGCGGTGGAGTTTAAGGACCGTTCCAtccaggagagacacacacagctgggaggccccgcccccgcTGACCCCGCCCACCATGATGTCATCAGGAAGCTGAGGGATCTGTCGCAACCAGAGGCTTCAGCACTGCTGGTTAAATACTTCAACaag GTGGTGTGTCTGCGGGAGAGCGAGCGACGCCTGCAGCTGAGCTGTGAGGAGCAGCGTCTGGTCGGGGAGGAGCAGCAGGCCGCACTGGCGGGCATGGAGGTCGCACTGCAGCGCCTCACCCTGGACGCCGACCGCAGGCTCACCCTGCAGCATCGAGAGCACCAGCACAGCATCCAGATACTGCTGCAGCAGATCCAGG aGGGTGGCTGCGGGGGTCCAGGTGAGGCTGAGCAGGCAGCACAGGCCAGGCTgcagcaggtggagagagacctgTTCTTCTACAAGAGCACCAGCCGAGAGCTCAAGAAGAAACTCAGAGATCTGGTCAAtgactccctccacccccacccccacctccacccctcctcccgacCCCCCAcacagggcaggggggaggggcagggaggaggaggaggagaagggggtgagTATGTGGCGGGGGAGGTGGAGCTGACACCAGTCCGCCTGTCTCGTAGAGAACTGAGGCAGATCTCCCCCGGCAACCTGATGACCTCTACCACCAGGGGGCACTCCACCCTCATTACTAGCCATGGCTCCTTCCAGGAGGACTCCATCGAAGTGCCCAGAAACACAGACTGA
- the qng1 gene encoding queuosine salvage protein isoform X1: MATKLQPPLPPRESGEFVAESSKDVRVEEEGVRRVAEMLYALRDSEELTASAWKKANPLAPAPTSDQALNWVFVVDTMNFSFWPEQKEKQCEVTHKGTTYRGYMTLCAAITRAMDEGIPITEPSYFSQISVEDLSHVLRSDNATPMPMLRERHRVLTEGGRVLMEHGGSFRSFIGRAGSDARKMVELIVDRLPSYRDEAVYEGLRISFYKRAQILVADFWGIMEARGEGDIPNLDYLTMFADYRVPQALVYLGALSYSDTLMETLKKGELLCSGDRREVEIRGCSIRCVERIRAHLASLVEQRDGQSCSINSAVIDFYLWPYAKEHHQEMAHIPIHHTRCVYY; the protein is encoded by the exons A TGGCAACGAAGCTTcagccacctctccctcccagggAGTCGGGCGAGTTTGTAGCAGAGAGCAGCAAGGACGTGCGGGTGGAAGAGGAAGGAGTGCGGAGGGTGGCCGAGATGCTGTACGCCCTGAGAGACAGCGAGGAGCTCACAGCAAGCGCCTGGAAGAAAGCCAACCCTCTGgctcctgcccccacctccgATCAAGCCCTCAACTGGGTCTTTGTGGTGGACACCATGAACTTCTCCTTCTGGCCAGAGCAGAAGGAGAAGCAATGTGAGGTCACCCATAAAGGGACCACCTACCGGGGGTACATGACCCTGTGTGCTGCCATCACCAGGGCGATGGACGAGG GTATACCCATCACCGAGCCCTCTTACTTCTCCCAGATCAGTGTGGAGGACTTGAGCCATGTTCTGCGGTCGGACAACGCCACCCCCATGCCCATGCTACGGGAGCGCCACAGGGTGCTGACCGAGGGCGGACGCGTCCTGATGGAACACGGAGGAAGCTTCCGGAGCTTTATCGGTCGGGCGGGGAGCGACGCCCGCAAGATGGTGGAGCTCATCGTGGACAGGCTGCCCTCGTACAGAGACGAGGCTGTTTACGAG gGCCTGAGGATCTCGTTCTACAAGCGAGCCCAGATCCTGGTGGCCGACTTCTGGGGCATCATggaggcgaggggggagggggatatcCCCAACCTGGACTACCTCACCATGTTCGCAGACTACAGGGTACCTCAGGCCCTCGTTTACCTGGGAGCGCTAAGCTACTCTGACACTTTGATGGAAACCCTGAagaaag GTGAGCTGCTGTGTTCAGGGGAccgaagagaggtggagatccGTGGATGTTCCATCAGGTGTGTGGAAAGGATCAGGGCCCACCTTGCCAGCCTGGTGgagcagagagatggacagagctgCAGCATCAACTCTGCTGTCATAGACTTCTACCTGTGGCCGTACGCTAAGGAGCACCACCAAGAGATGGCTCACATTCCGATACACCACACACGCTGTGTATACtactga
- the hnrnpk gene encoding heterogeneous nuclear ribonucleoprotein K isoform X2, whose product METEIEQQEDTSFSNTETNGKRPAEDVDEEQAFKRSRNSDEMVELRVLLQSKNAGAVIGKGGKNIKALRTDFNASVSVPDSSGPERILSISADIETVGEILLKIIPTLEEYQQYNGMDFDCELRLLIHQSLAGSIIGVKGAKIKELRENTQTSIKLFQECCPQSTDRVVLVSGKSERVVECIKIMLELIAEAPIKGRAQPYDPNFYDETYDYGGFTMMFEERGGARRPMGGGGFPMRGGRGGAGGFDRMPASRGGRGPMPPSRRDYEEMSPRRGPPPPHPGRGGRGGGRGRNMPLGPPLRGDDRFSSYDSYRGSSDDRSSSDRRGRPDRYGDNMGGGGYDNSSSWDSYQSGGRGSYNDMGGPVITTQVTIPKDLAGSIIGKGGQRIKQIRHESGASIKIDEPLEGSEDRIITISGTQDQIQNAQYLLQNSVKQYSGQFL is encoded by the exons ATGGAGACAGAAATTGAGCAACAAGAAGATACGTCTTTCAGCAATACAGAGACCAACG GTAAGCGTCCGGCGGAGGACGTGGATGAGGAACAAGCGTTCAAGCGTTCCAGAAACTCGGACGAGATGGTGGAGCTCCGCGTTCTCCTGCAGAGCAAA AATGCAGGTGCTGTGATCGGGAAAGGTGGCAAAAATATTAAAGCCCTGCGCACAGAC TTCAATGCCAGTGTGTCAGTCCCAGACAGCAGTGGGCCTGAGCG CATCCTGAGCATCAGTGCGGATATCGAGACGGTGGGAGAGATCCTGCTGAAGATCATCCCAACCCTAGAGGAG TACCAGCAGTACAATGGGATGGACTTCGACTGTGAGCTCCGTCTGCTCATACACCAGAGTCTGGCAGGAAGCATCATCGGAGTGAAGGGAGCCAAGATCAAAGAGCTCCGtgag AACACCCAGACAAGCATCAAGCTCTTCCAGGAGTGTTGCCCCCAGTCCACCGACCGTGTGGTGCTGGTCAGCGGCAAGTCTGAGAGGGTGGTGGAGTGCATTAAGATCATGCTGGAGCTCATCGCTGAG gcTCCCATCAAAGGTCGCGCCCAGCCTTACGACCCCAACTTCTACGACGAGACCTACGACTATGGCGGCTTCACCATGATGTtcgaggagagggggggcgcGCGCCGGCCTATGGGGGGCGGTGGGTTCCCCAtgcgggggggcaggggcggaGCGGGCGGCTTCGACCGGATGCCCGCCAGCCGGGGGGGCCGTGGGCCCATGCCCCCCTCCCGTAGGGACTATGAGGAGATGAGCCCCCGTCGGGGCCCCCCGCCACCCCACccaggcagggggggcaggggaggaggccggggacGTAACATGCCCCTTGGGCCCCCGCTCAGAGG AGACGATCGTTTCTCGTCCTATGACTCCTACAGAGGCAGCTCAGATGACAGGTCAAG caGTGACAGAAGAGGCAGACCAGATCGCTATGGCGATAACATG ggtggaggtggataTG ACAACAGCTCTTCATGGGACTCTTACCAGTCAG GTGGACGTGGATCCTATAATGATATGGGTGGACCAGTCATCACCACACAAGTGACAATCCCTAAAGAT CTGGCAGGATCCATCATAGGTAAGGGCGGCCAGCGCATCAAGCAGATCCGTCACGAGTCCGGTGCCTCCATAAAGATCGACGAGCCCCTGGAAGGTTCCGAGGACCGCATCATCACCATCAGCGGAACCCAGGACCAGATCCAGAACGCCCAGTACCTATTGCAGAACAG TGTGAAGCAGTACTCTGGCCAGTTCCTCTAA
- the hnrnpk gene encoding heterogeneous nuclear ribonucleoprotein K isoform X1 has product METEIEQQEDTSFSNTETNGKRPAEDVDEEQAFKRSRNSDEMVELRVLLQSKNAGAVIGKGGKNIKALRTDFNASVSVPDSSGPERILSISADIETVGEILLKIIPTLEEYQQYNGMDFDCELRLLIHQSLAGSIIGVKGAKIKELRENTQTSIKLFQECCPQSTDRVVLVSGKSERVVECIKIMLELIAEAPIKGRAQPYDPNFYDETYDYGGFTMMFEERGGARRPMGGGGFPMRGGRGGAGGFDRMPASRGGRGPMPPSRRDYEEMSPRRGPPPPHPGRGGRGGGRGRNMPLGPPLRGDDRFSSYDSYRGSSDDRSSSDRRGRPDRYGDNMGGGGYDNSSSWDSYQSGGRGSYNDMGGPVITTQVTIPKDLAGSIIGKGGQRIKQIRHESGASIKIDEPLEGSEDRIITISGTQDQIQNAQYLLQNSALHLLGHQD; this is encoded by the exons ATGGAGACAGAAATTGAGCAACAAGAAGATACGTCTTTCAGCAATACAGAGACCAACG GTAAGCGTCCGGCGGAGGACGTGGATGAGGAACAAGCGTTCAAGCGTTCCAGAAACTCGGACGAGATGGTGGAGCTCCGCGTTCTCCTGCAGAGCAAA AATGCAGGTGCTGTGATCGGGAAAGGTGGCAAAAATATTAAAGCCCTGCGCACAGAC TTCAATGCCAGTGTGTCAGTCCCAGACAGCAGTGGGCCTGAGCG CATCCTGAGCATCAGTGCGGATATCGAGACGGTGGGAGAGATCCTGCTGAAGATCATCCCAACCCTAGAGGAG TACCAGCAGTACAATGGGATGGACTTCGACTGTGAGCTCCGTCTGCTCATACACCAGAGTCTGGCAGGAAGCATCATCGGAGTGAAGGGAGCCAAGATCAAAGAGCTCCGtgag AACACCCAGACAAGCATCAAGCTCTTCCAGGAGTGTTGCCCCCAGTCCACCGACCGTGTGGTGCTGGTCAGCGGCAAGTCTGAGAGGGTGGTGGAGTGCATTAAGATCATGCTGGAGCTCATCGCTGAG gcTCCCATCAAAGGTCGCGCCCAGCCTTACGACCCCAACTTCTACGACGAGACCTACGACTATGGCGGCTTCACCATGATGTtcgaggagagggggggcgcGCGCCGGCCTATGGGGGGCGGTGGGTTCCCCAtgcgggggggcaggggcggaGCGGGCGGCTTCGACCGGATGCCCGCCAGCCGGGGGGGCCGTGGGCCCATGCCCCCCTCCCGTAGGGACTATGAGGAGATGAGCCCCCGTCGGGGCCCCCCGCCACCCCACccaggcagggggggcaggggaggaggccggggacGTAACATGCCCCTTGGGCCCCCGCTCAGAGG AGACGATCGTTTCTCGTCCTATGACTCCTACAGAGGCAGCTCAGATGACAGGTCAAG caGTGACAGAAGAGGCAGACCAGATCGCTATGGCGATAACATG ggtggaggtggataTG ACAACAGCTCTTCATGGGACTCTTACCAGTCAG GTGGACGTGGATCCTATAATGATATGGGTGGACCAGTCATCACCACACAAGTGACAATCCCTAAAGAT CTGGCAGGATCCATCATAGGTAAGGGCGGCCAGCGCATCAAGCAGATCCGTCACGAGTCCGGTGCCTCCATAAAGATCGACGAGCCCCTGGAAGGTTCCGAGGACCGCATCATCACCATCAGCGGAACCCAGGACCAGATCCAGAACGCCCAGTACCTATTGCAGAACAG tgCGCTGCACCTGCTCGGACACCAGGACTAA
- the hnrnpk gene encoding heterogeneous nuclear ribonucleoprotein K isoform X3: protein METEIEQQEDTSFSNTETNGKRPAEDVDEEQAFKRSRNSDEMVELRVLLQSKNAGAVIGKGGKNIKALRTDFNASVSVPDSSGPERILSISADIETVGEILLKIIPTLEEQYNGMDFDCELRLLIHQSLAGSIIGVKGAKIKELRENTQTSIKLFQECCPQSTDRVVLVSGKSERVVECIKIMLELIAEAPIKGRAQPYDPNFYDETYDYGGFTMMFEERGGARRPMGGGGFPMRGGRGGAGGFDRMPASRGGRGPMPPSRRDYEEMSPRRGPPPPHPGRGGRGGGRGRNMPLGPPLRGDDRFSSYDSYRGSSDDRSSSDRRGRPDRYGDNMGGGGYDNSSSWDSYQSGGRGSYNDMGGPVITTQVTIPKDLAGSIIGKGGQRIKQIRHESGASIKIDEPLEGSEDRIITISGTQDQIQNAQYLLQNSALHLLGHQD from the exons ATGGAGACAGAAATTGAGCAACAAGAAGATACGTCTTTCAGCAATACAGAGACCAACG GTAAGCGTCCGGCGGAGGACGTGGATGAGGAACAAGCGTTCAAGCGTTCCAGAAACTCGGACGAGATGGTGGAGCTCCGCGTTCTCCTGCAGAGCAAA AATGCAGGTGCTGTGATCGGGAAAGGTGGCAAAAATATTAAAGCCCTGCGCACAGAC TTCAATGCCAGTGTGTCAGTCCCAGACAGCAGTGGGCCTGAGCG CATCCTGAGCATCAGTGCGGATATCGAGACGGTGGGAGAGATCCTGCTGAAGATCATCCCAACCCTAGAGGAG CAGTACAATGGGATGGACTTCGACTGTGAGCTCCGTCTGCTCATACACCAGAGTCTGGCAGGAAGCATCATCGGAGTGAAGGGAGCCAAGATCAAAGAGCTCCGtgag AACACCCAGACAAGCATCAAGCTCTTCCAGGAGTGTTGCCCCCAGTCCACCGACCGTGTGGTGCTGGTCAGCGGCAAGTCTGAGAGGGTGGTGGAGTGCATTAAGATCATGCTGGAGCTCATCGCTGAG gcTCCCATCAAAGGTCGCGCCCAGCCTTACGACCCCAACTTCTACGACGAGACCTACGACTATGGCGGCTTCACCATGATGTtcgaggagagggggggcgcGCGCCGGCCTATGGGGGGCGGTGGGTTCCCCAtgcgggggggcaggggcggaGCGGGCGGCTTCGACCGGATGCCCGCCAGCCGGGGGGGCCGTGGGCCCATGCCCCCCTCCCGTAGGGACTATGAGGAGATGAGCCCCCGTCGGGGCCCCCCGCCACCCCACccaggcagggggggcaggggaggaggccggggacGTAACATGCCCCTTGGGCCCCCGCTCAGAGG AGACGATCGTTTCTCGTCCTATGACTCCTACAGAGGCAGCTCAGATGACAGGTCAAG caGTGACAGAAGAGGCAGACCAGATCGCTATGGCGATAACATG ggtggaggtggataTG ACAACAGCTCTTCATGGGACTCTTACCAGTCAG GTGGACGTGGATCCTATAATGATATGGGTGGACCAGTCATCACCACACAAGTGACAATCCCTAAAGAT CTGGCAGGATCCATCATAGGTAAGGGCGGCCAGCGCATCAAGCAGATCCGTCACGAGTCCGGTGCCTCCATAAAGATCGACGAGCCCCTGGAAGGTTCCGAGGACCGCATCATCACCATCAGCGGAACCCAGGACCAGATCCAGAACGCCCAGTACCTATTGCAGAACAG tgCGCTGCACCTGCTCGGACACCAGGACTAA